Proteins found in one Candidatus Wallbacteria bacterium genomic segment:
- a CDS encoding ABC transporter ATP-binding protein: MPLVNVINLSRHYEQGGATVLALDDATLEINPGEFTVLAGPSGSGKTTFLNLLGCMDTPTTGKIVIDGEDVTAFTPRLAALFRRKKIGFVFQHFYLIPVLSVYENVEFSLDLLGGLAETEKKAKVMETLEQLGIAGLASRRPSQLSGGQQQRVAIARALVKDPVLILADEPTASLDSVNGEAILNAMKELNQNHGVTIVFSSHDRMIIEIAKRIVHLKDGRIDSIEVKA; this comes from the coding sequence TTGCCGCTGGTTAATGTAATCAATCTCAGCCGCCACTATGAACAGGGCGGAGCGACCGTCCTGGCTCTGGACGATGCCACCCTGGAGATAAATCCGGGTGAATTCACAGTCCTGGCCGGGCCTTCCGGTTCAGGCAAGACCACTTTTCTGAACCTCCTCGGCTGCATGGATACTCCAACCACGGGTAAAATCGTTATTGACGGCGAAGATGTCACTGCTTTCACTCCTCGACTGGCAGCCCTTTTCCGCAGAAAAAAGATCGGATTCGTATTCCAGCATTTTTATCTGATACCAGTATTGTCTGTCTATGAGAACGTGGAATTTTCCCTGGATCTGCTGGGTGGCCTCGCAGAAACTGAGAAAAAGGCGAAAGTCATGGAAACACTGGAACAGCTTGGAATCGCCGGCCTGGCTTCGCGAAGGCCGTCGCAGTTATCAGGCGGCCAGCAGCAGCGGGTGGCAATCGCCAGAGCGCTCGTGAAGGACCCGGTACTGATTCTGGCTGACGAACCTACAGCCAGCCTTGATTCAGTCAATGGCGAAGCGATTCTGAATGCCATGAAGGAACTGAATCAAAACCATGGTGTTACTATTGTTTTCTCCTCTCACGACAGGATGATAATCGAGATTGCGAAAAGAATCGTGCACCTGAAAGATGGACGAATCGACAGTATCGAGGTCAAAGCCTGA